From Streptomyces asiaticus, one genomic window encodes:
- a CDS encoding trans-sulfuration enzyme family protein: MDIRQSTESTADTETIRSTETAPGTQGPHDDIAARHAFATEAVHAGREDLPGMGLHAVPLDLSTTYPSYDSRQEAARIDAFAATGARPDGPPVYARLDNPTVARFETALARLEGTESAVAFASGMAALSACLLARGAQGLRHVVAVRPLYGCSDHLLDTGLLGTEVTWVDPAGIADAIRPDTGLVMVETPANPTLAELDLRAVAHSCGTVPLLADNTFATPVLQRPAERGASLVLHSATKYLGGHGDVMGGVVACDEEFARVLRQVRFATGGVLHPLAGYLLLRGLSTLTVRMRAASATAAELARRLAGDPRVARVHYPRIGGAMVAFEPHGDPHAVIGGVRLITPAVSLGSVDTLIQHPASISHRIVAEGDRRSSGIGDRLLRMSVGLEDVADLWRDLDRALDGGPAGRDARRAGHGDPVGLSARAAGPAAEGPARVPVPGRGGR; the protein is encoded by the coding sequence ATGGACATCAGGCAGAGCACGGAGAGCACAGCCGACACGGAGACCATACGGAGCACGGAGACCGCGCCGGGCACACAGGGGCCGCACGACGACATCGCCGCGCGGCACGCGTTCGCCACCGAGGCCGTCCACGCCGGGCGCGAGGACCTCCCGGGCATGGGCCTGCACGCCGTACCCCTCGATCTGTCGACGACGTACCCCTCGTACGACAGCCGCCAGGAGGCCGCCAGGATCGACGCGTTCGCCGCCACCGGCGCCCGGCCGGACGGTCCGCCGGTCTACGCCCGTCTGGACAATCCCACCGTGGCCCGCTTCGAGACCGCCCTGGCCCGGCTGGAGGGCACCGAGAGCGCGGTCGCGTTCGCCAGCGGCATGGCGGCGCTCAGCGCGTGTCTGCTGGCGCGCGGGGCCCAGGGGCTGCGGCATGTGGTGGCGGTCCGCCCGCTGTACGGGTGCAGCGACCATCTGCTGGACACCGGGCTGCTGGGCACCGAGGTCACCTGGGTGGACCCGGCCGGGATCGCGGACGCGATCCGCCCCGACACCGGCCTGGTCATGGTGGAGACCCCCGCCAATCCCACACTCGCCGAACTCGATCTGCGGGCCGTCGCCCACTCCTGCGGCACGGTCCCGCTGCTCGCGGACAACACCTTCGCCACACCGGTGCTCCAGCGCCCGGCCGAGCGGGGCGCGAGCCTCGTCCTGCACAGCGCCACCAAGTACCTCGGCGGACACGGCGATGTGATGGGCGGCGTGGTGGCCTGCGACGAGGAGTTCGCCCGGGTGCTGCGCCAGGTGCGGTTCGCCACCGGCGGGGTGCTGCATCCGCTCGCCGGATATCTGCTGCTGCGCGGGCTGTCCACGCTGACGGTAAGGATGCGGGCCGCGTCGGCGACCGCGGCCGAGCTGGCCCGGCGGCTGGCCGGCGATCCACGGGTGGCCCGGGTCCACTATCCGCGGATCGGCGGGGCGATGGTGGCCTTCGAGCCCCACGGCGATCCGCACGCGGTGATCGGCGGGGTGCGGCTGATCACTCCGGCGGTGAGCCTGGGCAGTGTGGACACCCTCATCCAGCACCCGGCCTCCATCAGCCACCGGATCGTGGCCGAGGGGGACCGCCGCTCCTCGGGGATCGGCGACCGGCTGCTGCGGATGTCGGTCGGGCTCGAGGACGTGGCGGACCTCTGGCGCGATCTGGACCGGGCGCTCGACGGGGGCCCGGCGGGGCGCGACGCCCGCCGGGCGGGGCACGGGGACCCGGTCGGGCTCAGCGCGCGTGCGGCGGGACCGGCAGCGGAAGGACCGGCTCGGGTGCCGGTGCCGGGTCGAGGCGGGCGCTGA
- a CDS encoding Lrp/AsnC family transcriptional regulator, whose product MAETIALDPVDLQILRLLQNDARTTYRDLAAQVGVAPSTCLDRVARLRRSGVILGHELRLDPTKLGRGLEALLSVQLRPHRRELVGPFVERIRALPESRALFHLAGPDDYLVHVAVADTADLQRLVLDEFTSRREVARVETRLIFQQWSCGPLLPPARDGSATS is encoded by the coding sequence ATGGCCGAAACCATCGCTCTCGATCCGGTGGATCTTCAGATTCTGCGGCTGTTGCAGAACGACGCCCGGACCACCTACCGCGATCTGGCAGCCCAGGTCGGCGTGGCACCCTCGACCTGTCTGGACCGGGTGGCCCGGCTGCGCCGCTCCGGGGTGATTCTCGGCCATGAACTCCGGCTGGACCCCACCAAACTGGGGCGCGGTCTCGAGGCCCTGCTCTCGGTGCAGCTACGGCCCCACCGCCGGGAGCTGGTCGGCCCGTTCGTGGAGCGGATCCGGGCGCTGCCCGAGTCCCGGGCGCTGTTCCACCTGGCCGGGCCGGACGACTATCTGGTGCATGTGGCGGTGGCCGACACCGCCGATCTCCAGCGGCTGGTGCTGGACGAGTTCACCTCGCGCCGTGAGGTGGCCCGGGTCGAGACCCGGCTGATCTTCCAGCAGTGGAGCTGCGGCCCGCTGCTGCCGCCCGCCCGGGACGGCTCGGCAACCTCGTAG
- a CDS encoding DUF885 domain-containing protein, producing MSDTKNAPLPRQVADSYVDALIELDPITGTYLGVPESSRRLPDFSPQGAKAIADLDRTTLDRLAEAEARPGADSDAERRCARLLRERLTAELDVHESDEHLRAVSNLSSPLHSVRGIFTVMPTDTEEDWSAVAARLRAVPAALEGYRASLAEGLRRSLPAGPRQVATVLGQLAEWIGTDGGWFADFTSEGPDALRGELDEAAAAATGALVALRDWLRDTYAPAIEGAPDVVGRERYRRWARMWNGTDLDLDEAYAYGWSEFHRIHAEMRTEAEKILPGADPWEALRHLDAHGAHIEGVEETRVWLQELMDEAIEQLDGTHFDLAERVKRVESMIAPPGSAAAPYYTQPSVDFSRPGRTWLPTMGETRFPVYDLVSTWYHEGVPGHHLQLAQWAHVSDQLSRYQATVGMVSANAEGWALYAERLMDELGYLSDPERRLGYLDAQMMRALRVIVDIGMHLELEIPADSPFHPGERWTPELAREFFGLHCGRPAEFLDSELVRYLGMPGQAIGYKLGERAWLTGREAARKAHGDAFDAKKWHMAALSQGSLGLDDLVEELSAL from the coding sequence ATGTCCGATACCAAGAACGCTCCGCTGCCCCGTCAGGTCGCCGACAGCTACGTCGACGCCCTCATCGAACTCGACCCGATCACCGGCACCTACCTGGGCGTTCCCGAGAGCTCCCGGCGACTTCCGGACTTCTCCCCCCAGGGGGCGAAGGCCATCGCCGACCTCGACCGCACCACCTTGGACCGGCTGGCCGAGGCGGAGGCGCGGCCCGGCGCGGACAGCGACGCCGAGCGCCGCTGCGCCCGGCTGCTGCGGGAGCGGCTGACCGCCGAACTCGATGTGCACGAGTCCGATGAGCACCTGCGCGCGGTCAGCAATCTGAGCTCCCCGCTGCACTCGGTGCGCGGCATCTTCACCGTGATGCCCACCGACACCGAGGAGGACTGGTCGGCGGTGGCGGCCCGGCTGCGCGCCGTACCGGCCGCGCTGGAGGGGTACCGCGCCTCGCTCGCCGAGGGGCTGCGGCGCAGTCTGCCGGCCGGCCCCCGGCAGGTGGCCACGGTCCTCGGGCAGCTGGCGGAGTGGATCGGCACGGACGGCGGCTGGTTCGCGGACTTCACCTCCGAGGGCCCCGACGCGCTGCGCGGTGAGCTGGACGAGGCGGCCGCGGCTGCCACGGGCGCGCTGGTCGCGCTCCGCGACTGGCTGCGCGACACCTATGCCCCGGCCATCGAGGGCGCCCCCGATGTGGTGGGGCGTGAGCGCTACCGCCGCTGGGCCCGGATGTGGAACGGCACCGATCTCGACCTGGACGAGGCGTACGCGTACGGCTGGTCGGAGTTCCACCGGATCCACGCCGAGATGCGCACCGAGGCCGAGAAGATCCTTCCCGGCGCCGACCCGTGGGAGGCGCTGCGCCACCTCGACGCCCACGGCGCCCATATCGAGGGCGTCGAGGAGACGCGGGTGTGGCTTCAGGAGCTGATGGACGAGGCCATCGAGCAGCTCGACGGCACCCACTTCGACCTGGCCGAACGGGTCAAGCGGGTCGAGTCGATGATCGCCCCGCCGGGCAGCGCGGCGGCGCCGTACTACACCCAGCCTTCGGTGGACTTCTCCCGCCCCGGCCGGACCTGGCTGCCCACGATGGGCGAGACCCGCTTCCCCGTCTACGACCTGGTCTCCACCTGGTACCACGAGGGCGTCCCCGGCCACCATCTCCAGCTCGCGCAGTGGGCGCACGTCTCCGACCAGCTCTCCCGCTACCAGGCCACGGTCGGCATGGTCAGCGCCAACGCGGAGGGCTGGGCGCTGTACGCGGAGCGGCTCATGGACGAGCTGGGCTATCTCTCGGACCCGGAGCGCCGTCTGGGCTACCTGGACGCGCAGATGATGCGGGCGCTGCGGGTGATCGTCGACATCGGGATGCACCTGGAGCTGGAGATCCCCGCGGATTCGCCCTTCCACCCCGGTGAGCGGTGGACTCCGGAGCTGGCGCGCGAGTTCTTCGGGCTGCACTGCGGCCGTCCGGCGGAGTTCCTCGACAGTGAGCTGGTGCGCTATCTCGGCATGCCGGGCCAGGCCATCGGCTACAAGCTGGGCGAGCGGGCCTGGCTGACGGGGCGGGAGGCGGCCCGTAAGGCGCACGGCGACGCCTTCGACGCGAAGAAGTGGCACATGGCGGCGCTGTCGCAGGGGTCGCTGGGTCTTGACGACCTGGTGGAGGAGCTGTCGGCGCTCTGA
- a CDS encoding AAA family ATPase, with the protein MRLHRLAVTAFGPFGATQEIDFDELSAAGLFLLHGPTGAGKTSVLDAVCYALYGQVPGARQGSGLSLRSDHAEPLTPTEVVLEFTVGERRLEITRRPEQPRPKKRGTGMTREKAQTLLREYVPPTSSAGAGAGAGAGAGAGKWKALSRSHQEIGEEIAQLLGMSREQFCQVVLLPQGDFARFLRADELARGKLLGKLFDTGRFAAVEERLADQRRAAEKRVAAGDERLLALAHRMAQAAGRTTELDGHPLPELTPGEPGLADAVLEWAAVARTGARERLDIALSAVRAAEAAHDAAQRTADATRERAELQRRHTEARRRADDLERQRPDHDRLRELLERARAADAVVPALDLRTAAARDHRTAESTEHQARTRLSAEPGLAAMTLAPIPDIPDQRTPPARATSPAVSLPAQGPGAPDEAAAMGTAVGRGEHGRTASEAGAGDAADEVPDRTSAAGAGASEPPGSANARSLRDGRTGTGALARVGGTAAQPGAAPGMPSQGPGVVSAAAEGASGVRVTGRATASESGAPDEGLVDGQAGSGAGAGGGGGAVPGAPDPASSDGAAASGVAPQGPGSGEPGAREHAAADGEIAATEARGASSRASGSTSRGEGASHPDAAGQVAIAASRGGAAPGSGGAYGERDRRTESRGVDASVVLAEADAEWLGQVERRVREELGALGAARRGEARAEAILREIAALDREARADDEAVEEAAEWLAGWEETHRAHQRRVEAAQEAVARAEQLGGRIEPAERRLEAARRRDRLAGQEGQAREELLRAREGAAAARQNWLDLKEARLRGIAAELAAGLRAGEPCAVCGATEHPSPARPGAGHVDRTAEESALADYQRAEEVREEAERARNALREARAGAEATAEGEDAAELDRALAELRTAYAEARDAAADAHAAREALDRAEGEHTRRTEQRQEAERRAAARTSHRDALARERAALLAELEQARGADATVARRAARLERQAGLLAHAAEAARAADAAANRLKEADARLADAAYRAGFETPEQAAEAVLHPDRQREARRRLDAWQSESAAVAAELSDPRVLAAAQEPPADPAAAQTAADAAIRALREVSAADAAARTRCEELDALSARAVADARRLAPLRAEHDRIARLASLAAGTSADNERRMRLEAYVLAARLEQVAAAASVRLRHMSSGRYTLVHSDARSGGRGRSGLGLHVVDAWTGSERDTATLSGGETFSASLALALGLADVVTDEAGGVRLDTLFIDEGFGSLDEQTLDEVMDVLDSLRERDRTVGIVSHVADLRRRIPAQLEVVKGRQGSAVRHRTTTAH; encoded by the coding sequence ATGAGGCTGCACCGGCTCGCCGTCACGGCCTTCGGGCCGTTCGGCGCCACCCAGGAGATCGACTTCGACGAGCTGTCCGCCGCCGGGCTCTTCCTGCTGCACGGGCCGACCGGCGCCGGTAAGACGTCCGTCCTGGACGCGGTCTGCTACGCGCTGTACGGCCAGGTGCCCGGCGCCCGCCAGGGCAGCGGGCTCTCGCTGCGCAGCGACCACGCCGAACCGCTGACCCCGACCGAGGTCGTTCTCGAATTCACGGTCGGGGAGCGGCGCCTGGAGATCACCCGGCGCCCCGAGCAACCGCGCCCCAAGAAGCGGGGCACGGGGATGACGCGGGAGAAGGCGCAGACCCTGCTCCGCGAGTACGTCCCGCCGACATCCTCGGCCGGTGCCGGTGCCGGTGCCGGTGCTGGTGCCGGTGCCGGGAAGTGGAAGGCCCTCAGCCGCTCGCACCAGGAGATCGGCGAGGAGATCGCGCAGCTGCTCGGCATGAGCCGGGAGCAGTTCTGCCAGGTGGTGCTGTTGCCGCAGGGCGACTTCGCCCGCTTTCTGCGCGCGGATGAACTGGCGCGCGGCAAGCTGCTGGGCAAGCTGTTCGACACCGGCCGCTTCGCCGCTGTCGAGGAACGGCTGGCGGACCAGCGGCGGGCGGCGGAGAAGCGGGTCGCGGCCGGGGACGAGCGGCTGCTCGCGCTCGCCCACCGCATGGCACAGGCGGCGGGCCGCACCACGGAGCTGGACGGCCACCCGCTGCCCGAACTGACCCCCGGTGAGCCGGGGCTGGCCGACGCCGTCCTGGAGTGGGCCGCCGTGGCGCGCACGGGCGCGCGCGAGCGGCTGGACATCGCGCTGTCCGCCGTACGGGCCGCCGAGGCGGCCCACGACGCCGCCCAGCGGACCGCCGACGCGACCCGCGAACGGGCCGAACTCCAGCGCCGCCACACCGAGGCCCGCCGCCGGGCGGACGACCTCGAACGGCAGCGACCCGACCACGACCGCCTGCGCGAGCTGCTGGAACGCGCCCGCGCCGCCGACGCGGTGGTCCCCGCACTCGACCTCCGCACCGCCGCCGCCCGCGACCACCGCACTGCCGAATCCACCGAACACCAGGCCCGCACCCGCCTGTCCGCCGAACCCGGCCTGGCGGCCATGACCCTCGCGCCGATCCCGGACATCCCCGACCAACGCACACCCCCTGCCCGGGCCACGTCGCCTGCCGTGTCCCTGCCCGCGCAGGGCCCCGGGGCCCCGGATGAGGCCGCCGCGATGGGTACGGCGGTCGGGCGTGGCGAGCACGGACGGACCGCTTCGGAAGCGGGCGCGGGAGACGCCGCGGACGAGGTGCCGGACCGGACGTCAGCCGCGGGAGCGGGAGCCTCGGAGCCGCCGGGTTCCGCCAATGCGCGGTCGCTCAGGGACGGGCGTACCGGAACGGGCGCGCTCGCCCGGGTGGGGGGCACCGCCGCACAGCCGGGGGCGGCCCCGGGCATGCCGTCGCAGGGGCCGGGGGTTGTCTCCGCCGCAGCAGAAGGCGCGTCGGGTGTGCGCGTCACCGGCCGGGCCACGGCCTCCGAGAGCGGGGCGCCGGACGAGGGCCTCGTGGATGGGCAGGCCGGTTCCGGGGCGGGCGCGGGGGGCGGCGGGGGCGCCGTCCCGGGCGCGCCGGATCCGGCGTCGTCCGACGGGGCGGCTGCTTCGGGCGTGGCGCCGCAAGGGCCGGGCTCGGGCGAGCCCGGTGCGCGGGAACACGCCGCGGCCGACGGCGAAATCGCCGCCACGGAGGCGCGGGGCGCGTCGTCGCGGGCGTCCGGGTCCACCTCCCGGGGCGAGGGTGCGTCACACCCCGATGCGGCGGGTCAGGTCGCGATCGCGGCGAGTCGTGGCGGGGCGGCTCCGGGCTCGGGCGGTGCGTACGGCGAGCGGGACCGGCGGACCGAGTCGCGGGGCGTTGACGCCTCGGTGGTGCTCGCCGAGGCCGACGCCGAGTGGCTGGGACAGGTTGAGCGGCGGGTGCGGGAGGAATTGGGGGCGTTGGGGGCCGCGCGGCGGGGGGAGGCTCGGGCGGAGGCGATCCTCCGTGAGATCGCCGCGCTCGATCGGGAGGCCCGTGCCGACGACGAGGCGGTCGAGGAGGCCGCCGAGTGGCTCGCCGGGTGGGAGGAGACCCACCGGGCGCATCAGCGGCGGGTCGAGGCGGCGCAGGAAGCCGTGGCCCGGGCCGAGCAGCTCGGCGGGCGGATCGAGCCCGCCGAGCGGCGGCTGGAGGCCGCCCGGCGGCGGGACCGGCTCGCCGGACAGGAGGGGCAGGCGCGAGAGGAGTTGCTGCGGGCGCGGGAAGGGGCCGCCGCCGCGCGGCAAAATTGGCTCGACCTCAAAGAGGCCCGGCTGCGCGGCATCGCCGCCGAGCTGGCGGCCGGGCTGCGCGCCGGAGAGCCCTGCGCGGTGTGCGGGGCGACCGAGCACCCGAGCCCGGCCCGGCCCGGGGCCGGGCATGTGGACCGTACGGCGGAGGAGTCCGCGCTGGCGGACTACCAGCGCGCCGAGGAGGTCCGCGAGGAGGCCGAGCGGGCGCGGAACGCGCTGCGGGAGGCCCGCGCGGGCGCCGAGGCCACGGCGGAGGGCGAGGACGCGGCCGAACTCGACCGGGCCCTGGCCGAGTTGCGGACCGCGTACGCCGAGGCCCGAGACGCGGCGGCCGACGCGCACGCCGCCCGCGAGGCCCTGGACCGGGCCGAGGGCGAGCACACCCGCCGTACGGAACAGCGGCAGGAGGCCGAGCGGCGGGCGGCCGCCCGCACCTCGCACCGCGACGCCCTGGCCCGGGAGCGGGCCGCGCTGCTGGCCGAGCTCGAGCAGGCGCGCGGCGCGGACGCCACCGTCGCGCGGCGGGCGGCCCGGCTCGAGCGGCAGGCGGGGCTGCTGGCCCACGCCGCCGAGGCGGCGCGGGCCGCCGACGCGGCCGCGAACCGGCTGAAGGAGGCCGACGCCCGGCTCGCCGACGCCGCCTACCGGGCCGGGTTCGAGACCCCGGAGCAGGCCGCCGAGGCCGTGCTGCACCCGGACCGGCAGCGCGAGGCGCGCCGCCGTCTCGACGCGTGGCAGTCGGAGTCGGCGGCGGTCGCGGCCGAGCTGTCCGACCCGAGGGTGCTCGCGGCCGCCCAGGAGCCGCCCGCCGACCCCGCGGCGGCGCAGACGGCGGCCGACGCGGCCATCCGCGCGCTGCGCGAGGTCTCGGCCGCGGACGCCGCGGCCCGCACCCGCTGCGAGGAGCTCGACGCGCTCTCCGCGCGGGCGGTCGCCGACGCCCGCCGGCTCGCCCCGCTGCGCGCGGAGCACGACCGGATCGCCCGTCTCGCCTCGCTCGCGGCGGGCACCTCCGCGGACAACGAGCGCAGGATGCGGCTGGAGGCGTATGTGCTGGCGGCCCGGCTGGAGCAGGTCGCCGCGGCGGCGAGCGTACGGCTGCGCCACATGTCCTCCGGGCGCTACACCCTGGTGCACTCCGACGCCCGCTCCGGCGGGCGCGGCCGCTCCGGTCTCGGACTGCATGTCGTCGACGCCTGGACGGGCAGCGAACGCGACACCGCCACCCTCTCCGGCGGCGAGACCTTCTCCGCCTCGCTCGCCCTCGCGCTGGGCCTGGCCGATGTGGTCACCGACGAGGCGGGCGGGGTCCGCCTGGACACCCTCTTCATCGACGAGGGGTTCGGCAGCCTCGATGAGCAGACCCTGGACGAGGTGATGGACGTGCTGGACTCGCTGCGCGAACGCGACCGTACGGTCGGCATCGTCAGCCATGTCGCCGATCTGCGCCGGCGGATCCCCGCCCAGCTGGAGGTCGTCAAGGGCCGCCAGGGCTCGGCGGTACGGCACCGCACGACCACCGCGCACTAA
- a CDS encoding exonuclease SbcCD subunit D: MRILHTSDWHLGRSFHRVSLLAAQREFIDHLVTTVRDRHIDAVVVAGDIYDRAVPPLAAVELFDDALHRLADLGVPTVMISGNHDSARRLGVGAGLIDRAGIHLRTDPAGCATPVVLSDDHGEVAFYGLPYLEPGLVREELGASAAGHTAVLGAAMDRVRADLATRPSGTRSVVLAHAFVTGGAVSDSERDITVGGVASVPAEVFDGVDYAALGHLHGCQTITERIRYSGSPLAYSFSEAAHRKSMWVVELGAAGRAPSCERVECPVPRPLARIRGRIEELLAEPDLERHEEAWVEATLTDAVRPHEPMARLARRFPHVLTLVFDPERPPEDPLASYAQRLRGRSDRQIAEDFVAHVRGGRGPDEAERALLGDALEAVRSEAHEGVVAHEGVAAGEENGAGTTTAGAVTAGTTAGEAAR; encoded by the coding sequence GTGAGAATTCTGCACACCTCCGACTGGCACCTCGGACGCTCCTTTCACCGGGTCAGCCTCCTTGCCGCGCAGCGGGAGTTCATCGACCACCTCGTCACCACCGTGCGCGATCGGCACATCGACGCGGTGGTCGTCGCGGGCGACATCTACGACCGCGCCGTGCCGCCGCTCGCCGCCGTCGAGCTCTTCGACGACGCCCTGCACCGGCTCGCGGACCTCGGGGTGCCGACGGTCATGATCTCCGGCAACCATGACTCGGCCCGCCGTCTCGGCGTCGGCGCCGGGCTGATCGACCGGGCCGGGATCCATCTGCGTACCGACCCCGCCGGCTGCGCCACGCCCGTCGTCCTCTCCGACGACCACGGCGAGGTGGCCTTCTACGGTCTGCCGTATCTCGAACCGGGTTTGGTGCGGGAGGAGTTGGGCGCCTCGGCGGCCGGGCATACGGCGGTGCTGGGCGCCGCCATGGACCGGGTGCGCGCCGACCTCGCCACCCGGCCGTCCGGCACCCGCTCCGTCGTCCTCGCGCACGCCTTCGTCACCGGTGGCGCGGTCAGCGACAGCGAGCGGGACATCACGGTCGGCGGCGTCGCCTCCGTACCCGCCGAGGTCTTCGACGGCGTCGACTACGCGGCGCTCGGCCATCTGCACGGCTGCCAGACCATCACCGAGCGCATCCGCTACTCGGGCTCCCCGCTCGCGTACTCCTTCTCCGAGGCGGCGCACCGCAAGTCCATGTGGGTGGTGGAGCTGGGGGCGGCGGGCCGGGCGCCGTCGTGCGAACGGGTGGAGTGCCCGGTGCCGCGGCCGCTGGCCCGGATCCGCGGCCGGATCGAGGAGTTGCTCGCCGAACCGGACCTCGAGCGCCACGAGGAGGCGTGGGTCGAGGCCACGCTGACCGACGCGGTGCGGCCGCATGAGCCGATGGCCCGGCTGGCGCGGCGCTTCCCCCATGTGCTGACGCTGGTCTTCGACCCCGAGCGGCCCCCCGAGGATCCGCTCGCCTCGTACGCACAGCGGCTGCGCGGCCGCTCGGACCGGCAGATCGCCGAGGACTTCGTGGCCCATGTGCGGGGCGGCCGCGGCCCGGACGAGGCGGAGCGCGCGCTGCTCGGCGACGCGCTGGAGGCGGTACGGAGCGAGGCGCACGAGGGCGTCGTGGCGCACGAGGGCGTCGCGGCGGGCGAGGAGAACGGCGCGGGGACGACGACGGCGGGTGCCGTGACCGCGGGGACGACCGCGGGGGAGGCGGCGCGATGA
- a CDS encoding SulP family inorganic anion transporter yields MTSGRHARGRIQPVSSPPYDIDEVFPPEGARDAQSTQPMPAYAPAAGTVRETAESPGFHKADGGAGDIARGKSEGKGKGKLGGTLQGADLGTEITASLVVFLVALPLCIGVAVASGTPAELGIITGVVGGLVVGMTRGSALQVSGPAAGLTALVAETVEAHGIAMLGVIVLMSGLLQIGLGMIRLGRMFQAISIAVVQGMLAGIGLPLMFSQSYPLADATAPGTAIENILGFPAHVLDTFTSGQTAIAALLGIATVVLSFVWKKVPGRVSRIPAALVAVAIGIVVAALPGVEVKTLQVGDLLSAVQVPGPEQFAGLADPAVLTAVLTFTVIASAESLFTAAAVDRMHDGPRTRYNTELIAQGAGNTVCGILGALPMTAVVARSSANVQAGARTRLSRTLHGLWLLAFALLLPSVLALIPISVLAGVLVHSGWKLLAPEQFPKMWRQDRGEFVVMAITTGTIVATALLEGVLVGLAAGIVLAALRMSRTSIEHRVEGDTAKLVMTGNATFLRLPKVIDALEAVGSAGTPRIRLDLMGVTHLDHACRSQIEEFVAQKRAPGTVRVELLLPDLPGPGPGRKPRPGPKPKRRSGPEPSTESPPASASAPVSAPVSPSWPPQPHERSSSGALYDAFYGPSQPGPSAEWYYLDTRPFEGLQDSEDARWRDHQG; encoded by the coding sequence ATGACGAGCGGACGACATGCCCGTGGCCGGATTCAGCCGGTTTCCTCGCCGCCGTACGACATCGACGAGGTGTTCCCGCCGGAAGGGGCGCGCGACGCCCAGTCGACGCAGCCGATGCCGGCATATGCGCCCGCCGCCGGAACCGTAAGAGAAACGGCCGAGTCTCCTGGCTTCCATAAGGCCGACGGCGGGGCGGGGGACATCGCCAGGGGCAAGAGCGAGGGAAAAGGCAAGGGCAAGCTCGGCGGGACCCTCCAGGGCGCCGACCTCGGCACCGAGATCACCGCCTCGCTGGTCGTCTTCCTCGTGGCCCTGCCCCTGTGCATCGGTGTCGCCGTCGCCTCCGGCACCCCGGCCGAACTCGGCATCATCACCGGTGTCGTCGGCGGGCTGGTGGTCGGTATGACCCGGGGCAGCGCCCTCCAGGTCAGCGGGCCCGCCGCCGGGCTCACGGCACTTGTGGCGGAGACCGTCGAGGCCCATGGCATCGCCATGCTCGGGGTGATCGTGCTGATGTCCGGGCTGCTCCAGATCGGCCTGGGGATGATCCGGCTGGGCCGCATGTTCCAGGCCATCTCGATCGCCGTGGTCCAGGGCATGCTCGCCGGGATCGGGCTGCCGCTGATGTTCAGCCAGTCCTATCCGCTGGCCGATGCCACGGCCCCCGGCACGGCCATCGAGAACATCCTCGGCTTCCCCGCGCACGTCCTCGACACCTTCACGAGCGGGCAGACGGCGATCGCCGCGCTGCTCGGCATCGCCACGGTCGTCCTCAGCTTCGTCTGGAAGAAGGTGCCGGGGCGGGTCAGCCGGATTCCCGCCGCGCTGGTGGCCGTCGCCATCGGCATCGTGGTCGCCGCGCTGCCCGGTGTGGAGGTGAAGACCCTTCAGGTCGGCGATCTGCTGTCCGCCGTCCAGGTGCCCGGTCCTGAGCAGTTCGCGGGGCTGGCCGATCCGGCGGTGCTCACCGCCGTCCTCACCTTCACCGTCATCGCCTCGGCGGAGAGCCTGTTCACGGCCGCCGCCGTGGACCGGATGCACGACGGTCCGCGCACCCGCTACAACACCGAGCTGATCGCCCAGGGCGCGGGCAACACCGTCTGCGGCATCCTCGGCGCGCTGCCCATGACCGCCGTCGTCGCCCGCAGCTCGGCCAATGTGCAGGCCGGGGCCAGGACCCGGCTCTCCCGCACCCTGCACGGCCTGTGGCTGCTGGCCTTCGCGCTGCTGCTGCCGAGCGTTCTCGCCCTGATCCCGATCTCGGTGCTGGCGGGTGTGCTGGTGCACAGCGGCTGGAAGCTGCTCGCGCCCGAGCAGTTCCCGAAGATGTGGCGCCAGGACCGCGGTGAGTTCGTGGTGATGGCCATCACCACGGGCACGATCGTCGCCACCGCGCTGCTGGAGGGGGTGCTGGTCGGGCTCGCGGCCGGGATCGTCCTGGCGGCGCTGCGGATGTCGCGGACCTCCATCGAGCACCGGGTGGAGGGCGACACCGCGAAGCTGGTCATGACCGGCAACGCCACGTTTCTGCGGCTGCCCAAGGTGATCGACGCGCTGGAGGCGGTGGGGTCGGCGGGGACACCGCGGATCCGGCTGGACCTGATGGGGGTGACCCATCTGGACCACGCCTGCCGCAGCCAGATCGAGGAGTTCGTGGCGCAGAAGCGGGCGCCGGGCACCGTACGGGTGGAATTGCTGCTGCCCGACCTTCCCGGGCCGGGGCCGGGCCGGAAGCCGAGGCCGGGGCCGAAGCCGAAGCGAAGGTCCGGCCCCGAGCCCTCGACCGAATCCCCGCCGGCGTCCGCGTCCGCGCCCGTATCCGCGCCCGTGTCCCCGTCGTGGCCGCCGCAGCCGCATGAGCGGTCGTCGTCCGGTGCGCTGTACGACGCGTTCTACGGCCCGTCACAGCCGGGCCCGTCCGCGGAGTGGTACTACCTCGACACCCGCCCCTTCGAAGGTCTCCAGGACTCCGAGGACGCGCGGTGGAGGGACCACCAGGGCTAG